In Paenibacillus larvae subsp. larvae, the following proteins share a genomic window:
- a CDS encoding ATP-dependent DNA ligase, producing MLLPAEPMIPISRDTLPHGKEWGYQLKWDGVRLLAAVEKGKVELYSRKLLNKTSIYPEIVHQLQHYKASGSSFSVSKGTYLLDGEAVVFDPVKQRPVFQRILQRERSRRPLQTEPPLFVLFDLLQEGDEDLRPLPYQERHERLTALFPEKHPQLFVTDLFPDGNQLWEWVKENEWEGVVSKKLSSSYKEGKNHQDWFKKKTALVLEVTIVGITIRGGQAASMVMIYESQYLGRVSLGLNTRQRQILLEYGKQYTASSSPFNTKPADLKKETVLWLSKPFQLAVTGLEITSAGLLRHPKMLEFPFSEPAGGQKSST from the coding sequence ATGCTTCTTCCCGCCGAGCCGATGATTCCCATTTCACGGGATACTTTGCCGCATGGTAAAGAATGGGGCTACCAGCTGAAATGGGATGGTGTTCGTTTACTTGCCGCTGTGGAAAAAGGGAAGGTTGAATTATACTCGCGGAAGCTTCTGAACAAAACATCCATATACCCGGAAATTGTCCATCAGCTTCAACATTATAAGGCTTCAGGTTCCTCCTTCTCTGTATCCAAAGGAACCTATTTACTTGACGGAGAAGCTGTTGTGTTTGACCCGGTTAAGCAGCGTCCTGTATTTCAACGCATTCTTCAACGGGAACGAAGCCGCCGCCCTTTGCAAACTGAACCCCCGCTTTTTGTTTTGTTTGACCTGCTTCAGGAAGGGGACGAGGATCTCCGTCCTCTTCCTTATCAGGAAAGGCATGAGCGTCTTACTGCCCTATTTCCGGAGAAACATCCCCAGCTTTTTGTAACGGATTTATTTCCTGATGGAAACCAGCTTTGGGAATGGGTGAAAGAAAACGAATGGGAGGGGGTAGTCAGCAAAAAGTTATCCTCCTCCTATAAAGAGGGGAAGAATCACCAGGATTGGTTCAAGAAAAAAACCGCATTGGTACTTGAAGTAACAATTGTAGGAATAACTATTCGGGGCGGACAGGCTGCCAGTATGGTAATGATATATGAAAGCCAGTATCTGGGAAGGGTTTCCTTGGGGCTTAATACGAGACAGAGGCAAATTTTGCTGGAATATGGCAAGCAGTATACAGCAAGCTCTTCCCCTTTTAATACGAAGCCGGCAGATTTGAAAAAGGAAACGGTACTTTGGCTATCAAAACCTTTCCAATTGGCTGTTACCGGCCTGGAAATTACCTCTGCAGGGCTTCTGCGTCATCCGAAAATGCTGGAATTTCCGTTTTCAGAGCCCGCAGGCGGGCAGAAATCATCAACTTGA